One window of Mesorhizobium sp. WSM4904 genomic DNA carries:
- a CDS encoding pseudouridine synthase translates to MDDNDKKFPRKGAGKGGSRPAGPRGRGGAAGSNSKPSFGGKKPFAKRDRSMAADGERPARDFKRSYKPREVGEGGERGERPFRKGPPREGKPFEKREGRKPYTPRGDRPVAAEGERGERRFDRPKRDFGDRPKRDFADRPPRAAAGKPEGGFKPRPRPSQAVPEVGERIAKRLARAGIASRRDAEELIAAGRIKVNGKVLSSPAFNVMADDVIHLDGTEIPPIERTRLFLFHKPAGVVTTNRDPEGRKTVFEVLPADLPRLMTVGRLDINTEGLLLLTNDGGLSRVLELPATGWLRRYRVRVHGKVAESALAALRDGIAVDGVFYGSVEASLDREQGSNAWLTIGLREGKNREVKNILGALGLDVTRLIRISYGPFQLNELPEGHVLEIKGRTLREQLGERLVEESGANFEAEIQKPFSNKPVRRSEPRRDEGERAKFSRDGDRRPIGEGGLIKARKRREGSRDEALSKLSTKPERVFGERGPKFDKSERGFGKSGRDFGGKKGEPRPIEPPGQRKANVWMAPGARPIGKGRAEADAAKAAEAKARKASFKPGGKGKPFGKPKGDRSEGSGGDRPRGPRGGNADRRR, encoded by the coding sequence ATGGACGACAACGACAAGAAATTTCCGCGCAAGGGTGCGGGCAAAGGCGGATCGAGGCCGGCAGGCCCGCGCGGCCGCGGCGGAGCCGCGGGCAGCAATAGCAAGCCATCCTTCGGCGGCAAGAAGCCGTTCGCCAAGCGCGACCGGTCGATGGCCGCGGATGGCGAGCGCCCGGCGCGCGATTTCAAGCGCAGCTACAAGCCGCGTGAAGTGGGCGAGGGTGGAGAGCGTGGCGAAAGACCGTTCCGCAAGGGCCCGCCACGCGAGGGCAAGCCCTTCGAGAAGCGCGAGGGCCGCAAACCCTACACGCCGCGCGGCGACCGGCCCGTAGCCGCCGAAGGCGAGCGCGGCGAACGGCGCTTCGACCGCCCCAAGCGCGACTTCGGCGACCGCCCCAAGCGAGATTTCGCCGATCGCCCGCCGCGCGCCGCCGCGGGAAAGCCCGAGGGCGGCTTCAAGCCGCGCCCGCGGCCTTCGCAAGCAGTGCCGGAAGTCGGCGAGCGCATCGCCAAGCGGTTGGCGCGCGCCGGCATTGCCTCGCGCCGCGACGCCGAGGAACTGATCGCCGCCGGCCGCATCAAGGTCAACGGCAAGGTGCTGTCCTCGCCGGCCTTCAACGTCATGGCCGACGACGTCATCCATCTCGACGGCACGGAAATCCCGCCGATCGAGCGCACGCGGCTGTTCCTGTTCCACAAGCCGGCGGGCGTCGTGACCACCAACCGCGATCCGGAGGGCCGCAAGACCGTCTTCGAGGTGCTGCCCGCCGACCTGCCGCGGCTGATGACCGTCGGCCGTCTCGACATCAACACCGAAGGGTTGCTGCTGCTCACCAATGACGGCGGGCTGTCGCGGGTGCTCGAATTGCCGGCCACCGGCTGGCTGCGGCGCTATCGCGTGCGCGTCCACGGCAAGGTCGCGGAGAGCGCGCTGGCCGCCTTGCGCGACGGCATTGCCGTCGACGGCGTCTTCTACGGTTCGGTCGAAGCCTCGCTCGATCGCGAGCAGGGCAGCAACGCCTGGCTGACGATCGGTCTGCGCGAGGGCAAGAACCGCGAGGTGAAGAACATTCTGGGCGCGCTTGGCCTGGACGTGACGCGGCTCATCCGCATCTCCTACGGGCCGTTCCAGTTGAACGAGCTGCCCGAAGGCCACGTGCTGGAGATCAAGGGCCGCACGCTGCGCGAGCAGCTCGGCGAGCGGCTGGTCGAGGAGTCCGGCGCCAACTTCGAGGCGGAAATCCAAAAGCCTTTCTCCAACAAGCCGGTGCGGCGTAGCGAGCCGCGCCGCGACGAGGGCGAGCGGGCGAAATTCTCGCGTGACGGCGACCGCCGGCCGATCGGCGAGGGCGGGCTGATCAAGGCCCGCAAGCGCCGCGAAGGCAGCCGCGACGAGGCGCTGAGCAAGCTTTCGACGAAGCCGGAAAGGGTCTTCGGCGAACGCGGCCCCAAGTTCGACAAATCCGAACGCGGCTTCGGCAAGTCCGGCCGTGACTTCGGCGGCAAGAAAGGCGAGCCGCGCCCGATCGAGCCGCCCGGTCAGCGCAAGGCCAATGTCTGGATGGCGCCGGGAGCGCGCCCCATAGGCAAGGGAAGGGCGGAGGCCGACGCCGCGAAGGCTGCCGAGGCTAAGGCGCGCAAGGCATCGTTCAAGCCCGGCGGCAAGGGCAAGCCGTTCGGCAAGCCAAAGGGCGATCGGTCCGAGGGAAGCGGTGGCGACAGGCCAAGGGGTCCGAGGGGCGGCAATGCGGATCGTCGGCGGTGA
- a CDS encoding nucleoside deaminase, whose protein sequence is MRRPDFMALALQEAEAAASRGEVPVGAVIANGSTVVAKAGNRTRELADPTAHAEMLAIREACQRLASERLTGHDLYVTLEPCTMCAGAISFARLRRLYFGAADEKGGAVVNGVRFFTSPTCHHTPDIYPGLGESQAALILKEFFRERRNGEW, encoded by the coding sequence GTGAGGCGGCCGGATTTCATGGCTTTGGCCCTCCAGGAGGCCGAGGCGGCCGCAAGCCGCGGCGAAGTGCCGGTCGGCGCGGTGATTGCCAATGGCAGCACTGTAGTGGCGAAGGCAGGCAACCGCACGCGCGAGCTCGCCGACCCGACCGCCCATGCCGAGATGCTGGCGATCCGCGAAGCCTGCCAAAGGCTCGCCAGCGAACGGCTTACCGGTCACGACCTCTATGTGACGCTGGAGCCCTGTACCATGTGCGCCGGCGCCATCTCGTTCGCACGGTTGCGGCGACTTTATTTCGGCGCCGCAGACGAGAAAGGCGGCGCGGTGGTCAACGGCGTGCGCTTCTTCACTTCACCCACCTGCCACCACACGCCCGATATCTATCCCGGGCTGGGCGAAAGCCAAGCCGCTCTCATCCTGAAGGAGTTCTTTCGCGAGAGACGGAATGGTGAATGGTGA